The Brassica oleracea var. oleracea cultivar TO1000 chromosome C6, BOL, whole genome shotgun sequence genomic interval ATTATAGTTGGGCCATGGACAATCAACGCCCACACATTTTTATAGCCAACCCGGTTTTATTGAGTAATTTCCTTTTGATCTACCAAAATCGGTTAAGAGAAATTTTTGGGTAAGTGTACCGGTTTGATAAAATCGCATCGACAACAAACCGATTAGCAGCTTCGGTATAGTGAACCCCATCCCATACAACTGCTTTGGTTACATCACGACAAATGGTTGAACCTGGCTGACCACACGTGGCTTTACGATCGTAGTTGTTAGGCCTTCCCCCAAAACCGCAACAAGCCATCAACGGATCCACAAATCCTGAACCCGCAAAAATGAAACCAAATCGGTCGAAACCAGAGTTAATTTTCATACCAATAAAAACCCAAAAAAATCATTGAAATGCGATAGATACGCACCGTATCGTTTGGAATCAGCTGAAAGTTTGTACTTGATAGAGTAGATATCAACGTAGACAAGGGTAGCGTCTTTGAGTTGTGCTCTCATTTCGCTAACTAGACTAAACAGTCCTTTGTTAAAAGTCTTCGCCACGTCGTTGTGAACCCGAAAACAACCAATCGGGTCAAGATCCGAATCGTTATGCGGGTTAATAGCTAGCTCCTTGGGGGCACAACCCAATGGGCCTGTGTTATGTACCCAAAATTTTCTCCCTCCGTATAAATATACGGTCTTCATTACACAATCACATCAGAAGTTCACAACCCGGTCTTGTTAGGAGAAACAACATGAGAGGAACCAAACTAGAAAGATTTGAGAGGGAAACAAGTACCTGTATAGCCTTTTTAATCTCAAGCAGCATGGGAGGAATCTTTTCTACCACGGTTGTATATGTTAAGTTTGAATTGTATAGAGCTTGTAGAAGATCGTTTTGTCCGATGTCGATCATGTACAATGCGTTTTTAAATCCATTATCATCTATAAGATCTCTTCTCCCTGTTATCAAAACAAATATGTATAAAGTACTAATTACTACGAGACAATTTTTTTTTGTTTTAAATTATGAAATATATATACTTACCGGAAGAGATAAGTTCTTGAGAACGGTTCTTGAAACGGACATATTGACGAATCTGAACGGCGAGTGGGAAGGAAAACATGGGAAGAACGGTGGCACCCGAGACTGCGAAGTTGACTCCTCTTTTGAAGTTTGGCGAGAGTGAGTCCAAGTATGGACTT includes:
- the LOC106299422 gene encoding GDSL esterase/lipase At3g62280, which translates into the protein MDHTVSSLQCFFLVLCLSLLVCSNSEDTSKSRKKPILINFGDSNSDTGGVLAGVGLPIGLPHGITFFHKGTGRLGDGRLILDFFCEHLKMPYLSPYLDSLSPNFKRGVNFAVSGATVLPMFSFPLAVQIRQYVRFKNRSQELISSGRRDLIDDNGFKNALYMIDIGQNDLLQALYNSNLTYTTVVEKIPPMLLEIKKAIQTVYLYGGRKFWVHNTGPLGCAPKELAINPHNDSDLDPIGCFRVHNDVAKTFNKGLFSLVSEMRAQLKDATLVYVDIYSIKYKLSADSKRYGFVDPLMACCGFGGRPNNYDRKATCGQPGSTICRDVTKAVVWDGVHYTEAANRFVVDAILSNRYTYPKISLNRFW